The following coding sequences are from one Streptomyces dengpaensis window:
- a CDS encoding lysophospholipid acyltransferase family protein, which yields MRRHPRRGEAGREVTALSAPSERGAEVGRRIGVGLMYGLWKPRVLGAWKVPATGPAILAVNHSHNIDGPMVMGVAPRPTHFLIKKEAFIGPLDPFLLAIGQLKVDRATTDRTAITQALGVLDDGGVLGIFPEGTRGEGDFASLRAGLAYFAVRSGAPIVPVAVLGSSGKSGRLIKGLPPLRSRVDVVFGDPFEAGDGTGRRTRKALDEATVRIQKQLSAHLDHARRLTGR from the coding sequence ATGCGTCGTCACCCTCGTCGAGGAGAAGCGGGCCGCGAAGTGACCGCACTGTCGGCTCCGTCGGAGAGGGGCGCCGAGGTCGGGCGGCGCATCGGCGTCGGCCTGATGTACGGGCTGTGGAAGCCGCGCGTGCTCGGCGCCTGGAAGGTGCCCGCGACCGGCCCGGCGATCCTGGCCGTGAACCACTCGCACAACATCGACGGGCCGATGGTCATGGGCGTGGCGCCCCGGCCGACGCACTTCCTGATCAAGAAGGAAGCGTTCATCGGCCCGCTCGACCCGTTCCTGCTGGCCATCGGCCAGCTGAAGGTGGACCGCGCGACCACCGACCGTACGGCCATCACCCAGGCGCTGGGTGTCCTCGACGACGGCGGCGTTCTGGGCATCTTCCCCGAGGGCACGCGCGGCGAGGGCGACTTCGCCTCGCTGCGCGCCGGGCTCGCGTACTTCGCCGTACGCAGCGGGGCGCCGATCGTCCCGGTGGCGGTGCTGGGAAGTTCCGGGAAGAGCGGCCGGCTGATCAAGGGGCTGCCCCCGCTGCGCAGCCGGGTCGACGTCGTCTTCGGCGACCCCTTCGAGGCGGGCGACGGCACGGGGCGCCGTACGCGCAAGGCGCTGGACGAGGCGACCGTGCGCATCCAGAAACAGCTGAGCGCCCACCTGGACCACGCCAGGCGTCTGACCGGGCGCTGA
- the der gene encoding ribosome biogenesis GTPase Der encodes MNDDIQPEGSAEHDHGALGDAEYAEFMELAAEEGFDIEDVEGAIEAAGHGPIPVLAVVGRPNVGKSTLVNRIIGRREAVVEDKPGVTRDRVTYEAEWAGRRFKVVDTGGWEQDVLGIDASVAAQAEYAIDAADAVVFVVDAKVGATDTDEAVVRLLRKAGKPVVLCANKVDGPSGEADAAYLWSLGLGEPHPVSALHGRGTGDMLDAVLEALPEAPAQTFGAAVGGPRRIALIGRPNVGKSSLLNKVANEERVVVNELAGTTRDPVDELIELGGITWKFVDTAGIRKRVHLQQGADYYASLRTAAAVEKAEVAVILIDASESISVQDQRIVTMAVEAGRAIVLAVNKWDTLDEERRYYLEREIETELGQVAWAPRVNVSARTGRHMEKLVPAIETAIEGWETRVPTGRLNAFLGELVAAHPHPIRGGKQPRILFGTQAGTKPPRFVLFASGFIEHGYRRFIERRLREEFGFEGTPIHISVRVREKRGAKKK; translated from the coding sequence ATGAACGACGACATCCAGCCCGAGGGTTCGGCAGAGCACGACCACGGGGCGCTTGGCGATGCCGAGTACGCGGAGTTCATGGAGCTCGCCGCCGAAGAGGGCTTCGACATCGAGGATGTCGAGGGTGCCATCGAAGCGGCCGGCCATGGTCCGATCCCCGTGCTCGCCGTCGTCGGCCGCCCCAATGTCGGCAAGTCGACCCTGGTGAACCGGATCATCGGCCGTCGCGAGGCGGTCGTCGAGGACAAGCCGGGCGTCACCCGCGACCGCGTGACCTATGAGGCCGAGTGGGCGGGCCGCCGCTTCAAGGTCGTCGACACCGGCGGCTGGGAGCAGGACGTCCTCGGCATCGACGCGTCCGTGGCGGCGCAGGCCGAGTACGCGATCGACGCGGCCGACGCGGTCGTCTTCGTCGTCGACGCCAAGGTCGGCGCAACGGACACCGACGAGGCGGTCGTACGCCTGCTGCGCAAGGCCGGCAAGCCCGTGGTGCTGTGCGCCAACAAGGTCGACGGCCCGAGCGGCGAGGCCGACGCCGCGTACCTCTGGTCCCTGGGCCTCGGCGAGCCGCACCCCGTCTCCGCGCTGCACGGCCGCGGCACGGGCGACATGCTGGACGCCGTCCTGGAGGCGCTGCCCGAGGCGCCGGCGCAGACCTTCGGCGCGGCGGTCGGCGGTCCGCGCCGTATCGCCCTGATCGGCCGCCCGAACGTCGGCAAGTCGTCGCTGCTGAACAAGGTGGCGAACGAGGAGCGCGTGGTCGTCAACGAGCTCGCGGGCACCACCCGCGACCCGGTCGACGAGCTCATCGAACTCGGCGGTATCACCTGGAAGTTCGTGGACACCGCGGGCATCCGCAAGCGCGTCCACCTCCAGCAGGGCGCCGACTACTACGCCTCGCTGCGCACGGCCGCCGCCGTTGAGAAGGCCGAGGTCGCGGTCATCCTGATCGACGCGTCCGAGAGCATCTCCGTGCAGGACCAGCGCATCGTCACGATGGCCGTCGAGGCGGGCCGCGCGATCGTCCTCGCCGTCAACAAGTGGGACACCCTCGACGAGGAGCGCCGCTACTACCTGGAGCGCGAGATCGAGACCGAGCTCGGCCAGGTGGCATGGGCGCCGCGCGTCAACGTCTCGGCGCGCACGGGCCGGCACATGGAGAAGCTCGTCCCGGCGATCGAGACGGCCATCGAGGGCTGGGAGACCCGTGTTCCGACCGGCCGTCTGAACGCCTTCCTCGGCGAACTGGTCGCCGCCCACCCGCACCCGATCCGCGGCGGCAAGCAGCCCCGCATCCTCTTCGGTACGCAGGCGGGCACCAAGCCCCCGCGGTTCGTGCTCTTCGCCTCCGGCTTCATCGAGCACGGCTACCGGCGCTTCATCGAGCGCCGGCTGCGCGAGGAGTTCGGCTTCGAGGGCACGCCGATCCATATCTCGGTGCGGGTGCGCGAGAAGCGCGGCGCGAAGAAGAAGTAG